The Bacteroidota bacterium genome contains a region encoding:
- a CDS encoding DNA polymerase III subunit gamma/tau has protein sequence MDNFIVSARKYRPATFHTVVGQMHITSTLQNAIKNKHLAQAFLFCGPRGVGKTTCARILAKTINCFKPTAATEACDQCESCVSFNNGQSMNVHELDAASNNSVDDIRSLVDQVRFAPQLGQYKVYIIDEVHMLSTAAFNAFLKTLEEPPAHAIFILATTEKHKIIPTILSRCQIFDFNRIQIDDIAKHLAFIAQSENISAEMDGLHIIAQKADGALRDALSMFDQIVSFAGNSITYKAVIDNLNILDYDYYFKVTDFILEENISECLLLFNEVLNNGFDGHNFINGLAEHYRNLLVSQDNTTLQLLEVGNNIREKYKEQSKKCSLHFLINGLNTLNTADYKYKVSKNQRLLVELSLMQMCTVQLLKNSQVAEKKNDSIEQSSVPKLASPAISPLPINASSVSEPKPENLAIPAQNIEVKPKQAPAIPSFSINSFTKAKPEEASKTGSETVVSVKSESPKAEFTQEQLELSWKKFADKMNALGKLNFYSTLTSHKPQKKDNFQLEFTLDNKVQEEEVNREKLELLGHLRRELNNMEIQLSTTINKNESEKRPYTNVEKFKHMLAINPAIETLRKQLDLEV, from the coding sequence ATGGATAATTTCATTGTATCGGCCCGTAAGTATCGTCCAGCTACCTTTCACACGGTAGTAGGGCAAATGCACATTACGAGTACCTTACAAAATGCCATTAAAAATAAGCATTTAGCTCAAGCATTTTTATTTTGCGGTCCACGGGGTGTTGGGAAAACTACTTGCGCACGTATTTTAGCGAAAACCATCAACTGCTTTAAACCAACCGCTGCAACCGAAGCTTGCGACCAATGTGAAAGCTGTGTATCTTTTAACAACGGGCAGTCGATGAATGTGCATGAGTTAGATGCTGCCTCCAACAACTCAGTTGACGACATTCGTAGTTTGGTGGATCAGGTTCGATTTGCTCCTCAATTAGGTCAATATAAAGTGTATATCATTGATGAGGTGCACATGTTGAGTACAGCTGCATTCAATGCGTTTTTAAAAACCTTGGAAGAGCCACCAGCGCATGCTATTTTTATTTTAGCCACAACCGAAAAGCACAAGATAATTCCAACTATTTTATCACGGTGCCAGATTTTTGATTTTAATCGAATTCAAATTGATGACATTGCTAAACACCTTGCTTTTATTGCCCAAAGCGAAAACATTAGTGCTGAAATGGATGGCTTACATATTATTGCGCAAAAGGCTGATGGTGCTTTGCGTGATGCGCTAAGTATGTTTGATCAAATTGTAAGTTTTGCAGGAAATTCAATTACCTATAAAGCTGTAATTGACAACCTCAATATATTGGATTATGATTATTATTTTAAAGTAACTGATTTTATTTTAGAAGAAAATATTTCTGAATGTTTATTGCTTTTTAATGAAGTACTCAATAATGGTTTTGATGGCCATAATTTTATAAATGGACTTGCAGAACACTATCGTAATTTATTGGTAAGTCAGGATAACACTACGTTACAGCTACTTGAAGTAGGAAATAACATTCGCGAAAAATACAAAGAGCAAAGTAAAAAATGTAGCCTCCATTTTTTAATAAATGGTTTGAATACACTGAATACTGCCGACTACAAATACAAGGTAAGCAAAAACCAACGCCTGCTTGTTGAGCTTAGTTTGATGCAGATGTGTACCGTTCAATTATTAAAAAACAGCCAAGTGGCTGAAAAAAAAAATGACAGTATAGAACAAAGTTCAGTTCCTAAACTTGCATCGCCTGCCATTTCTCCGCTTCCTATAAATGCATCAAGTGTATCTGAACCAAAACCGGAAAATCTTGCTATACCTGCTCAAAATATAGAAGTTAAACCAAAGCAAGCACCTGCAATTCCAAGCTTCTCCATCAACAGTTTTACAAAAGCTAAACCGGAGGAAGCAAGTAAAACAGGATCAGAAACAGTTGTAAGCGTAAAGTCCGAAAGCCCGAAAGCTGAATTCACCCAAGAGCAATTAGAACTGAGTTGGAAAAAGTTTGCCGATAAAATGAATGCACTCGGTAAGCTTAATTTTTACAGTACACTCACTTCCCATAAGCCTCAGAAAAAAGATAACTTTCAGCTTGAATTCACGCTCGACAATAAGGTACAAGAAGAGGAAGTGAACCGCGAGAAGCTTGAATTACTTGGGCATTTGCGCAGGGAACTGAACAATATGGAAATTCAGTTGAGCACTACGATCAATAAAAATGAATCCGAAAAACGGCCTTATACCAATGTGGAAAAATTCAAGCACATGTTGGCTATTAATCCTGCCATCGAAACACTTAGGAAACAGTTAGATTTAGAAGTTTAA
- a CDS encoding isocitrate dehydrogenase (NADP(+)): MNKIKVSNPVVELDGDEMTRVIWAFIKEKLIHPYLDLDIKYYDLGMEHRDATDDKVTVEAAEAIKKYNVGIKCATITPDEERVKEFKLKQMWKSPNGTIRNILDGTVFREPIVMKNIPRLVPNWTAPICIGRHAFGDQYRATDFVTKGKGKLTISFTPEDGSAPQSFEVFNFKGDGVALAMYNTDESIKGFARSCFNQAIMKKWPLYLSTKNTILKKYDGRFKDIFEEIYQTEFKAKMDGMGLTYEHRLIDDMVASALKWNGNFVWACKNYDGDVQSDTVAQGFGSLGLMTSTLVTPDGKTMEAEAAHGTVTRHYRMHQQGKPTSTNPIASIFAWTQGLAFRGMLDNNQELIKFCKALETVCIETVESGKMTKDLAVCIHGNAVKQDQYLSTEEFLNAIDTNLRTKLA; this comes from the coding sequence ATGAATAAAATAAAAGTAAGCAACCCTGTAGTGGAGCTTGATGGAGATGAAATGACTCGAGTGATTTGGGCGTTTATTAAAGAAAAATTAATTCACCCGTATTTAGATTTAGATATCAAATATTATGACCTGGGCATGGAGCATCGCGATGCTACTGATGATAAAGTTACCGTGGAAGCAGCAGAAGCCATTAAAAAATACAATGTGGGAATTAAATGTGCCACCATTACGCCCGATGAAGAACGCGTAAAAGAGTTTAAATTAAAACAAATGTGGAAATCGCCCAACGGTACCATCCGCAACATTTTAGATGGAACTGTTTTCCGCGAGCCTATTGTGATGAAAAACATTCCACGATTAGTTCCGAACTGGACAGCACCAATTTGTATTGGCCGCCATGCTTTTGGTGATCAATACCGTGCTACTGATTTTGTTACCAAAGGAAAAGGAAAACTCACCATTTCCTTTACACCCGAAGATGGCAGTGCGCCTCAATCATTTGAAGTATTTAATTTTAAAGGAGATGGAGTTGCTTTGGCGATGTATAATACCGATGAGAGCATTAAAGGTTTTGCCCGCTCATGCTTTAACCAAGCCATCATGAAAAAATGGCCATTGTATCTCTCTACTAAAAATACCATCCTTAAAAAATACGATGGTCGATTTAAAGATATTTTTGAAGAAATTTATCAAACTGAATTTAAAGCTAAAATGGATGGAATGGGCCTAACTTACGAGCATCGCCTTATCGACGACATGGTTGCAAGTGCCTTAAAATGGAACGGAAATTTTGTGTGGGCCTGTAAAAATTACGATGGCGATGTGCAAAGCGATACCGTTGCGCAAGGTTTTGGGTCCCTTGGATTAATGACCTCCACCCTTGTTACTCCCGATGGAAAAACAATGGAGGCAGAAGCAGCTCATGGCACGGTTACCCGCCATTACCGCATGCATCAGCAAGGTAAACCCACCAGCACAAATCCAATCGCATCCATCTTTGCTTGGACACAAGGCTTGGCTTTTAGAGGTATGCTGGACAATAACCAAGAATTAATTAAATTCTGTAAAGCATTGGAAACCGTTTGCATCGAAACAGTTGAAAGCGGAAAAATGACGAAAGATTTAGCGGTATGTATTCATGGAAACGCTGTGAAACAAGACCAATACCTAAGCACAGAAGAATTCTTAAATGCAATCGATACCAATTTGAGAACTAAATTGGCTTAA
- the ytxJ gene encoding bacillithiol system redox-active protein YtxJ, which translates to MKWNELTQPEHLVALDEVSKNEKVFIFKHSTRCSISTAALNRIERKWSESDTSLVKPYFLDLLAFRKISNEIADRYNIEHESPQLLVIENGKCTFVDAHFDISYDALMQNISA; encoded by the coding sequence ATGAAATGGAATGAACTCACGCAACCTGAACATTTGGTTGCCCTAGATGAAGTATCTAAAAATGAAAAAGTATTTATTTTTAAACACAGCACCAGATGCAGTATAAGTACCGCCGCATTAAACCGAATTGAACGGAAGTGGAGTGAAAGCGATACTAGCCTTGTTAAACCTTATTTTTTAGATTTACTTGCCTTTAGGAAAATTTCTAATGAAATTGCTGATCGTTATAATATTGAGCATGAATCCCCTCAACTCTTAGTAATTGAAAATGGGAAATGCACTTTTGTGGATGCTCATTTTGATATCAGTTACGATGCACTGATGCAAAATATAAGCGCTTAA
- a CDS encoding DUF4154 domain-containing protein — protein MKPTNWIALCGIFILTLFRVHGAVDRDSKVKASLIFKFAHTIEWKNPKELTDFRIGILGANDNVVNELKRITNRKREGKFLISVIVFRSIAEVTQTEVLFVDHAKFKNFALSDLKGHTLLITDNNLDMNRTMLAFIEGNKKLNFEINKENLLNAGLKLTGGFVGLAKKTIRITDDNMDDFDLEEETGSVEVPVVTVTEPVASTQEPSASSTAASRKSSRAEKKEAQKNASASQAEFLKREADIKKKEVEINSQMDQVLNQKQKLDQQLKSETLTTEEKIKLQEVKIDLTKQEYGLRENVVNNKKKEYENLQAELEKLNTKYLTVIKELNLQKVLNIMIVAMIGFIIVALFIVYRNYRSKLAANVLLESQKVEISAQKRIIEEKNHEVLDSINYSKRIQAAILPDMHEIEKNLSDFFILYKPKDIVSGDFYYFNTANNDVFIAAADCTGHGVPGAFMSLVGFKESKIANAQFSTPGLILKALNNGVKETLKQTNEEATGDGIDIGLIRLRGNQLAYSGANRPLWIIKKNSFSIIEVKATKSAIGGFTKSNQEFEEHTIDLEKGDCVYLFSDGYADQFGGDKNKKLTTKRFKDFLVTVKSHPMKDQRKELENFVEKWRGPNEQVDDILVIGIRI, from the coding sequence ATGAAACCAACAAATTGGATTGCCTTATGCGGTATTTTTATTCTTACACTTTTTCGTGTACATGGGGCCGTCGACCGCGACTCAAAGGTGAAGGCCAGTTTAATTTTCAAATTTGCCCATACCATTGAATGGAAGAATCCTAAGGAATTAACTGATTTCAGAATTGGTATTTTGGGAGCAAACGATAATGTGGTGAATGAGTTAAAGCGCATCACAAATCGCAAGCGAGAAGGAAAGTTTCTTATTTCAGTAATCGTTTTTAGAAGTATTGCAGAGGTAACTCAAACCGAAGTATTATTTGTTGACCATGCCAAATTCAAAAACTTCGCACTTTCTGATTTGAAAGGACATACACTTTTAATTACCGATAATAACCTTGACATGAATCGCACCATGCTTGCGTTTATTGAAGGAAATAAGAAACTGAACTTTGAAATAAATAAGGAGAATCTCTTAAATGCCGGACTTAAGCTCACCGGAGGTTTTGTTGGATTGGCTAAGAAAACAATTCGCATTACGGATGACAATATGGATGATTTTGATTTGGAGGAAGAAACCGGTTCAGTGGAAGTTCCGGTGGTAACCGTAACCGAACCTGTTGCAAGTACTCAAGAACCTTCTGCTTCTAGCACAGCGGCTTCACGTAAGAGTAGCAGAGCCGAAAAGAAGGAAGCTCAAAAAAATGCATCTGCTTCTCAAGCAGAATTTTTAAAACGCGAAGCTGATATCAAAAAAAAGGAGGTAGAGATTAACTCCCAAATGGATCAAGTGCTTAATCAAAAACAAAAATTGGATCAACAATTAAAGTCTGAAACACTTACCACTGAAGAAAAAATAAAACTGCAGGAGGTAAAAATTGATTTAACAAAACAAGAATACGGATTGCGTGAGAATGTAGTAAACAATAAAAAGAAGGAGTATGAAAATTTGCAAGCCGAGTTAGAAAAACTGAACACCAAATACCTCACTGTTATAAAGGAGCTAAATCTTCAAAAGGTATTAAACATCATGATTGTGGCCATGATTGGTTTTATTATTGTGGCCTTATTTATTGTGTATCGTAACTACCGCAGCAAGCTCGCAGCAAATGTTTTGCTCGAATCACAAAAAGTGGAAATATCAGCGCAAAAGCGCATTATTGAAGAAAAGAATCATGAAGTATTAGACAGTATCAATTATTCCAAACGTATACAAGCTGCTATACTTCCGGATATGCATGAAATTGAGAAGAACCTAAGCGACTTTTTTATTTTATACAAACCCAAGGATATTGTAAGCGGTGATTTTTATTATTTTAATACCGCTAATAACGATGTTTTTATTGCTGCTGCAGATTGCACCGGACATGGTGTTCCCGGCGCATTTATGAGTTTGGTTGGATTTAAAGAATCAAAAATAGCCAATGCTCAATTTAGCACACCGGGTTTAATTTTAAAAGCCTTAAATAATGGAGTGAAGGAAACACTTAAACAAACCAACGAGGAAGCCACCGGCGATGGGATTGATATTGGCTTAATTCGATTGCGCGGCAACCAACTAGCTTATTCAGGCGCCAACCGACCGTTGTGGATTATTAAAAAGAATTCGTTTAGTATTATTGAAGTGAAGGCTACCAAGAGTGCTATTGGTGGCTTTACCAAAAGCAACCAGGAATTTGAAGAACATACTATTGATTTGGAAAAGGGGGATTGTGTGTATTTATTTTCGGATGGATATGCCGATCAGTTTGGCGGTGATAAAAACAAAAAGCTCACTACTAAACGGTTTAAAGACTTTTTGGTGACGGTTAAAAGCCATCCCATGAAGGACCAGCGAAAAGAACTTGAAAATTTTGTAGAAAAATGGCGCGGACCCAATGAACAAGTAGACGACATTTTGGTTATTGGAATACGTATCTGA
- a CDS encoding T9SS type A sorting domain-containing protein, whose product MKKSLLLLLCFFLISFASEAQTTKVKKVVFQGFWWDYWNSNYPNGWSNYLTELAPRLKAMGVDAIWIPPAYKNTSPGYVGYAPFDQYDLGDKYQKGSLKTRMGNKDELLRLIAVMHANGIEVIEDVVLNHNNNAGTTSGAGGKDPEANYSMKNEGGYKNFRYVSYTRPSINESQNDYWTRNGRWPKNYTNFYPNKNNNCSTGDICSNFFGPDISYESTATGQSSNIPKTGSVTVGTVSRSYVNPAQVSNYMRDNARNWLMWMKKQTGVDGWRWDAVKHFPTYAQEDLIYNTKYMLPGFAQGGEAMFNVGEYVGGKTEIDNYVTSVRSGNEEHTGTFDFSLRGYGPNGGLYSMVLGQGNYNMQNLPGEQQLKRYYDYAAQRVHRTVPFVNSHDTYRPVLDASGNYSKPLGDASGWNVGSELGGNGGHIDPREPRFYAAYATIFSMDGNPIVFFEDVFDIGTTGKRFSHLPSSVSDLPVREDIVNIIEAHQKLQFKNGDYAVPTALTGAQAPYYAKGGTGDHIVFERKGKAIIGVTDRYASAVDNSNDEEVWVSVGDASWYNTDLIDYSGAHGLTTTHVYADGRVLIKTAPAGHNISSAKGHGYSIWAPVPNGMNFSSINDIYNYLASYSPSRTPITTQEWEMADDLGDSHINSLKQGGRLPANSAAQRTAGRIYAAANQTVTYKVFPEVNGTAQNISLYNSSGTLVSQISGTSSAALPLTGNYTPGADGWLTIKVKHANTTTAAQRVWVNVSYVSPAIVNTRTAPGNLKSLNFNFEQESPIEEVAALKVYPNPSNGFVYFAFQNLVETDLLKLRLYDLSGREVLFIESNLEELESRFNTEYALMKSGIYLLHVESPLLNQKIKLMKL is encoded by the coding sequence ATGAAAAAAAGTTTACTCTTACTGTTATGTTTCTTCCTAATAAGTTTTGCAAGCGAAGCCCAAACAACTAAAGTCAAAAAAGTTGTTTTTCAAGGATTTTGGTGGGACTATTGGAATTCAAATTACCCCAATGGTTGGAGTAATTATTTAACCGAATTGGCACCTCGCTTAAAAGCAATGGGAGTGGACGCAATCTGGATTCCACCAGCTTATAAAAATACGTCACCCGGTTATGTGGGTTATGCACCTTTTGATCAATATGATTTGGGCGATAAGTACCAGAAAGGTTCCTTGAAAACCCGCATGGGAAATAAGGATGAACTCCTTCGTTTAATTGCGGTGATGCATGCAAATGGAATTGAAGTTATTGAGGATGTAGTATTGAATCACAACAACAATGCAGGAACAACCAGCGGTGCCGGCGGTAAGGATCCGGAAGCCAATTATTCCATGAAGAATGAAGGGGGCTATAAAAATTTTAGATATGTTTCCTATACCAGGCCATCTATAAATGAAAGTCAAAATGACTATTGGACACGAAATGGTAGATGGCCTAAAAATTACACGAACTTTTATCCCAATAAAAATAATAACTGCAGTACCGGAGATATTTGTTCTAATTTTTTCGGTCCTGATATTTCTTATGAATCAACAGCAACCGGACAAAGCAGCAATATACCTAAAACAGGGTCGGTTACCGTTGGAACCGTAAGTCGCAGTTACGTTAATCCTGCTCAAGTAAGTAATTATATGCGTGATAATGCGCGCAACTGGCTCATGTGGATGAAAAAGCAAACAGGAGTAGATGGCTGGCGATGGGATGCTGTGAAGCACTTTCCTACTTATGCGCAAGAGGATTTAATTTACAATACTAAATATATGCTACCCGGATTTGCGCAAGGCGGAGAAGCCATGTTTAATGTTGGCGAGTATGTTGGAGGAAAAACTGAAATTGATAACTATGTAACCAGCGTTCGAAGTGGTAATGAAGAGCACACAGGCACTTTCGATTTTAGCCTGAGAGGTTATGGCCCCAATGGCGGATTATATAGCATGGTGTTAGGGCAAGGCAATTATAACATGCAAAACTTACCGGGTGAGCAACAGCTAAAGCGCTATTACGATTATGCTGCTCAACGGGTGCATCGCACTGTTCCGTTTGTTAATAGTCATGATACCTATCGACCAGTATTGGATGCATCCGGCAATTATTCAAAACCATTAGGAGATGCAAGTGGTTGGAATGTAGGGAGTGAATTGGGCGGAAATGGTGGGCACATAGATCCACGGGAACCTCGCTTTTATGCTGCTTACGCTACAATTTTTTCTATGGATGGAAATCCAATTGTTTTTTTCGAGGATGTTTTTGATATTGGTACTACAGGCAAGCGTTTTTCGCACCTTCCGAGTAGTGTGTCTGATTTGCCGGTGCGAGAAGATATTGTAAATATTATTGAAGCACATCAAAAATTGCAATTTAAAAATGGAGATTATGCCGTACCCACAGCTTTAACAGGGGCTCAAGCTCCTTACTATGCAAAAGGCGGAACCGGGGATCATATTGTTTTTGAAAGAAAAGGAAAAGCAATAATTGGAGTTACTGACCGATATGCTTCAGCAGTTGATAATTCGAACGATGAAGAAGTTTGGGTGTCTGTTGGCGATGCCAGTTGGTATAATACCGATTTAATAGATTACAGCGGCGCTCACGGATTGACAACTACACACGTTTATGCAGATGGAAGAGTGCTAATTAAAACAGCACCTGCAGGACATAACATCTCATCAGCTAAAGGACATGGTTATTCCATTTGGGCGCCTGTACCAAACGGGATGAATTTTAGCAGCATAAACGACATCTATAATTATCTCGCATCTTATTCTCCCTCACGCACTCCAATTACAACACAAGAATGGGAAATGGCGGATGATTTGGGTGATAGTCATATTAATTCGCTGAAACAAGGTGGCCGATTGCCTGCCAATAGTGCCGCACAGCGCACAGCAGGTAGAATTTATGCTGCGGCTAACCAAACGGTTACCTATAAAGTTTTTCCGGAAGTAAATGGCACTGCTCAAAATATTAGTTTATATAACTCCAGTGGAACGCTTGTTTCTCAGATAAGTGGGACATCTTCTGCTGCTTTACCACTTACCGGAAACTATACTCCCGGCGCGGATGGTTGGCTAACGATAAAGGTAAAACACGCAAATACTACTACCGCTGCGCAGCGTGTTTGGGTAAATGTGAGCTACGTTTCGCCAGCAATTGTGAATACCAGAACAGCACCAGGCAACCTCAAAAGTTTGAATTTTAATTTTGAACAGGAAAGTCCAATAGAAGAAGTTGCGGCACTTAAAGTATACCCTAATCCAAGTAATGGATTTGTATATTTTGCTTTTCAAAATTTAGTTGAAACCGATTTACTAAAATTACGTTTGTATGACTTAAGCGGGCGTGAAGTATTATTTATTGAATCGAATTTGGAAGAATTGGAAAGTAGGTTCAATACAGAATATGCATTAATGAAATCCGGAATTTATCTTTTGCATGTTGAATCACCTTTACTGAACCAAAAGATAAAATTAATGAAGCTGTGA
- a CDS encoding insulinase family protein produces the protein MRIHVKLLTILLLCGTLVTSCKSTKTSNAPASSVSTAAAQTVIEAPKDVPKVYSYQTFKNDPLNARVYTLDNGFKVYMTVYKDAPRIQTYIATKAGSKNDPADATGLAHYLEHMLFKGTDKYGTLDFAKEKPELDKIEVLYELYRNTKDDKTRNAVYHQIDSISGVAAKFSIANEYDKMISALGSKGNNAFTSFEQTVYVNDIPSNQLENWLSLESERFRHPVLRIFHTELEAVYEEKNRSLDSDDNKLFEAMFSNLFKKHTYGSQTTIGTIEHLKNPSLLKIKDYYNTYYVPNNMALILSGDFNPDEAIKMIDSKFGSLPYKAVPAYKVAVEEPIAEPRIVQVLGPDAESLAIGYRFGGVETSDADMVKFLSKIIYNGTAGLFDLYLNQQQKVLEAYSFPYLLNDYSTLILGASPKEGQTLEQTKTLMLEQIERLKKADFPDWILAAIVTDLKVALTKSYGANRGRADDLLDAFTANIDYQRKVDEIGRFEKITKQQLVEFANKNLQNNYVLVYKHTGEDTSIQKVVKPIITPVEVNRNAQSEFLKSIVNAKVPAIEPVFLDYKKDIQEVNLKNNIPLFYKKNTENNTFSMYYILDMGTNNDKKAGIAIDYLNYLGTSKLSPSEVQEAFYKLGCRFEVYNSEEQIYVSLNGLAENFEKATILFESLLSDAQPNKTALSELIEDALKKRADAKLSKDEILQRAMRNYAKYGAKSPYTNILSEKELRALKPAELISIIKSLTGYQHRVLYFGPEATDNLVSILNAQHKTPELLKDVPTATEFPELETTADKIYVVNYDMKQAEILSLSKGETYSKNNAAKIALFNEYFGGGMGSIVFQTMRESKALAYGVYASFGNPTYANRAHYVSSYIGTQADKLPEAMAGMDDLMNNIPHSENLFEGSKTAVIQKIRTERITKEAVLFNFERARKLGLDYDIRSDVFLQIPAITFADLEAFSKQHVKGKKYTRMVLGDKKVLDMKTLNRYGKVEFLNLKDVFGY, from the coding sequence ATGAGAATACACGTAAAACTACTCACTATCCTATTGCTTTGCGGCACACTGGTAACTTCTTGCAAAAGCACTAAAACGAGTAATGCACCTGCTTCATCAGTGTCAACAGCAGCTGCTCAAACAGTTATTGAAGCTCCAAAGGATGTTCCCAAAGTATACTCCTATCAAACTTTTAAAAATGACCCGCTAAATGCCAGAGTTTATACACTCGATAATGGCTTTAAAGTGTATATGACAGTCTATAAAGATGCTCCACGCATCCAAACCTACATCGCCACAAAAGCAGGAAGCAAAAATGACCCTGCCGATGCTACCGGTTTGGCGCATTACCTTGAACACATGTTATTTAAAGGCACAGATAAGTATGGTACGCTTGATTTTGCAAAAGAAAAGCCTGAGTTAGATAAAATAGAAGTGTTATATGAACTATATCGGAATACAAAAGACGATAAAACCCGAAATGCTGTCTATCACCAAATTGATAGTATTAGCGGGGTGGCGGCGAAATTTTCTATTGCAAATGAATACGATAAAATGATTTCAGCGCTGGGTTCTAAAGGTAATAATGCATTCACCAGTTTTGAACAAACCGTTTATGTAAATGATATTCCTAGCAATCAACTCGAGAACTGGCTTTCGCTGGAGTCGGAACGATTCCGCCATCCGGTGCTGCGCATTTTCCATACCGAATTGGAAGCGGTGTATGAAGAAAAAAATAGAAGTCTTGATTCAGATGATAATAAACTATTTGAAGCGATGTTTTCGAACCTTTTTAAAAAGCACACTTACGGAAGTCAAACTACCATTGGTACAATTGAGCATTTAAAAAATCCATCCCTTTTAAAAATTAAAGATTATTACAATACGTATTATGTGCCCAACAACATGGCGCTTATTTTATCCGGTGATTTTAACCCGGACGAAGCAATTAAAATGATTGATTCCAAGTTTGGTTCTTTGCCTTATAAAGCAGTGCCGGCATATAAGGTGGCTGTGGAAGAGCCAATCGCTGAACCACGAATTGTGCAAGTTTTGGGGCCTGATGCCGAATCACTAGCTATTGGATATCGATTTGGAGGTGTAGAAACTTCTGATGCAGATATGGTAAAGTTTCTAAGTAAAATCATTTACAACGGTACTGCCGGATTATTTGATTTATACTTAAACCAACAGCAAAAGGTGCTTGAGGCGTATTCGTTTCCTTACTTATTAAATGATTATTCTACTTTAATATTAGGAGCTTCTCCAAAAGAAGGCCAAACACTGGAACAAACCAAAACCTTAATGTTAGAACAAATTGAGCGACTTAAAAAAGCTGATTTTCCCGATTGGATTTTAGCTGCAATTGTGACTGATTTAAAAGTGGCACTGACTAAATCGTATGGCGCAAACAGAGGAAGGGCCGATGATTTGCTTGATGCATTTACCGCGAATATTGATTACCAAAGAAAAGTTGATGAAATAGGACGATTTGAAAAAATTACAAAACAACAGCTTGTAGAATTCGCGAATAAGAACCTTCAAAATAATTATGTGTTGGTATACAAGCATACCGGAGAAGATACTTCCATTCAAAAAGTAGTGAAGCCCATTATTACTCCGGTAGAAGTGAACCGAAACGCACAATCCGAATTTCTTAAATCAATTGTTAATGCAAAAGTACCTGCAATTGAACCCGTATTTTTAGATTATAAAAAAGACATTCAGGAAGTAAACTTGAAAAATAATATTCCGCTCTTCTATAAGAAAAACACTGAGAACAACACGTTCAGTATGTATTACATTCTTGATATGGGTACCAATAACGATAAAAAAGCTGGTATTGCTATCGACTATTTAAATTACCTCGGGACCTCTAAATTAAGCCCTTCTGAGGTTCAAGAAGCGTTTTATAAATTGGGTTGCCGTTTTGAAGTTTACAATTCGGAGGAGCAAATTTATGTTAGCTTGAATGGGCTCGCCGAAAATTTTGAAAAAGCTACCATTCTTTTTGAAAGCTTGCTTAGCGATGCTCAACCTAATAAAACGGCCTTATCTGAATTGATTGAAGATGCATTGAAAAAAAGAGCGGATGCAAAACTCTCTAAAGATGAAATTCTTCAACGTGCCATGCGCAATTATGCCAAGTATGGTGCAAAATCTCCCTACACGAATATCCTTTCGGAGAAAGAGCTTAGAGCTTTAAAACCTGCAGAATTAATATCCATTATTAAATCACTCACAGGCTATCAGCACCGTGTGTTGTATTTCGGTCCGGAAGCAACCGATAATTTAGTAAGCATTTTAAATGCACAACATAAAACGCCTGAACTGTTAAAGGATGTCCCTACAGCTACTGAATTTCCTGAACTTGAAACAACTGCGGATAAAATTTATGTGGTGAATTACGACATGAAACAAGCCGAAATATTATCGCTGAGTAAAGGAGAAACTTATTCCAAAAACAATGCTGCAAAAATCGCTTTATTCAACGAATATTTTGGTGGTGGAATGGGTAGCATCGTATTCCAAACCATGCGTGAATCAAAAGCTTTAGCTTATGGGGTATATGCTTCCTTTGGCAATCCAACTTATGCAAATCGTGCCCACTATGTTAGCAGCTATATTGGTACACAAGCCGATAAATTACCTGAAGCTATGGCAGGAATGGACGATTTGATGAACAACATTCCGCATTCCGAAAATCTGTTTGAAGGTTCTAAAACCGCTGTAATTCAAAAAATTAGAACCGAGCGCATTACCAAAGAAGCGGTGCTATTTAACTTTGAACGAGCCCGAAAACTAGGGCTGGATTATGATATCCGCAGCGATGTGTTTCTACAAATACCTGCTATCACTTTCGCTGATTTAGAAGCTTTTAGCAAACAACATGTGAAAGGAAAAAAATATACGCGAATGGTTTTGGGCGATAAAAAAGTGTTAGATATGAAAACATTGAACAGATACGGAAAAGTGGAGTTTCTTAATTTGAAAGATGTTTTTGGATATTAA